Proteins co-encoded in one Carassius carassius chromosome 35, fCarCar2.1, whole genome shotgun sequence genomic window:
- the LOC132116359 gene encoding C-reactive protein-like, translating into MLMPVVSFFSLLSLTLAITEVGLSGHLLLFPIKTNTSFVKLTPEEPLSLSAFTLCMRVATELQGDREIILFAYRTPEFDELNVWRREDGCVALVIQSNGEEAFFHLPPLSTFQTHLCVTWSSASGLTAFWVDGRRSSFQIYRKGYSIRTGGTVLLGQDPDRFLGAFNAEQSFVGEIADVQMWDYVLPGSQIRAVYSNQEPYVPKGNVFDWNTVEYEINGNVLVVQIN; encoded by the exons ATGTTGATGCCAGTGGTTTCATTTTTCAGTCTTCTCTCTCTGACTCTAGCGATTACTGAAG TGGGCCTCAGTGGTCACCTGCTTCTGTTTCCAATCAAGACTAACACCAGCTTTGTTAAACTCACTCCTGAAGAGCCACTGAGTCTTTCAGCGTTTACTCTCTGCATGCGTGTGGCGACAGAGCTCCAGGGTGACCGGGAGATCATTCTGTTCGCTTACCGCACGCCCGAGTTTGATGAACTCAACGTGTGGAGACGTGAAGATGGTTGTGTGGCCTTGGTAATTCAGTCTAATGGCGAAGAAGCATTTTTCCATCTGCCTCCTCTCTCCACCTTCCAGACTCACCTGTGTGTCACCTGGAGCTCTGCGTCTGGTCTCACTGCCTTCTGGGTGGATGGACGTCGCAGTTCGTTCCAGATCTATAGAAAAGGTTACTCAATCCGTACTGGTGGCACTGTCCTGCTCGGCCAGGACCCTGATAGATTTCTGGGTGCCTTTAACGCAGAGCAGAGTTTTGTAGGAGAAATTGCAGATGTGCAAATGTGGGACTATGTTCTCCCTGGCAGTCAGATTAGGGCAGTTTATTCAAACCAGGAACCGTATGTGCCAAAGGGAAACGTGTTCGACTGGAACACCGTGGAATATGAGATTAATGGAAATGTGCTAGTGGTGCAAATTAACTGA
- the prr35 gene encoding proline-rich protein 35, translating into MSKDDCKVGCKHKERKPKKPHYIPRPWGKPYNYKCFQCPFTCMEKSHLYNHMKYSLCKNSLSLLIESDWPYKKEQLRLQQGGIRSRSPAKGHSERIAMSDEPSHSAASLEEGEKGESEREVEKDKEVVETNASTVMNPESVDSRGSKRSKQEAELVMADVFSLEEQLLRARSVEVESKLRHYRMSKTCLSGPAALLSEQWRILSNQASGAKSKSDPVVSSLPCYPSPASTGQIECPETPGFNLSLLGVGYPLAPGLLSYLNPALSLPASTANTSAPLPFLASTHAQRHSERSLLPPHLYYPFLCEHTFGATPSSTSSETGKLIKPPTVSLPAPTYPPKLNPWKVPALRPTSSPAAWPSPSCSSPERSHGVKERIRSREGKSGWLQDTSFIREQSLKRTAVSLDSHGAPGEKKPALEFALDSLKNAHKSTSIASMMSSRLPIHNSPRSDVSSPPHMSEQLEARQRGMERDADPAAALLQDFSMLLQEYQNTEQRAASLPEQCHLWAHLGKIRSELSHIQQALEHTARSNEGPLDLSIKKDQAGITNAAGDVLGETKDTGDENCSETEDEEEEEEDDKYERDAVERGSGVKERQKCSLDALMKLNPSQETVVKTEVLSDGGMAIRPGTAEALWHSRTTKCEADSSVFLCSKTPNRPPSIQHLDTLCPTSPLTTTDTLV; encoded by the exons ATGTCGAAGGACGACTGTAAGGTGGGCTGTAAACACAAGGAACGCAAGCCCAAAAAGCCGCACTACATCCCGAGGCCTTGGGGCAAACCCTACAACTACAAATGCTTCCAGTGTCCGTTCACCTGCATGGAGAAATCACACCTGTACAATCACATGAAGTACAGCCTGTGCAAGAACTCCCTATCGCTGCTCATCGAGTCCGACTGGCCGTATAAAAAAGAGCAGCTCCGGCTCCAGCAGGGCGGCATTCGCTCACGTAGCCCCGCTAAGGGTCACTCAGAGCGGATCGCGATGTCAGATGAGCCCTCACATTCGGCAGCGAGTCTGGAGGAGGGTGAGAAAGGAGAATCTGAAAGAGAAGTGGAGAAAGACAAAGAGGTTGTGGAGACCAATGCATCGACGGTTATGAATCCTGAATCTGTGGATTCGAGAGGAAGCAAGCGATCAAAGCAAGAAGCTGAACTCGTGATGGCCGACGTGTTCTCGCTCGAGGAGCAACTTTTGCGAGCACGTTCAGTCGAAGTGGAGTCAAAACTCAGACACTATAGAATGTCCAAAACATGTCTTTCTGGACCAGCGGCGTTGCTTTCGGAGCAATGGCGCATCTTAAGCAACCAGGCGTCTGGTGCGAAGTCCAAATCTGATCCGGTGGTGTCTTCTCTGCCTTGTTATCCTTCACCGGCATCAACGGGTCAAATCGAATGCCCAGAAACACCGGGTTTCAATCTGTCTCTCCTCGGCGTTGGATATCCGTTGGCTCCTGGACTCCTTTCGTATCTAAATCCAGCACTTAGCTTACCTGCCAGTACAGCGAACACAAGCGCACCGCTGCCGTTCCTGGCATCAACCCATGCACAAAGACACTCAGAGCGTTCTTTACTTCCTCCTCACCTGTATTACCCTTTCCTGTGCGAGCACACTTTTGGAGCGACGCCTTCCTCAACGTCCTCTGAGACTGGAAAGCTCATCAAACCGCCAACCGTAAGCCTGCCGGCCCCTACATACCCTCCCAAACTCAACCCGTGGAAGGTCCCGGCCCTGCGGCCCACATCCTCGCCCGCGGCCTGGCCGTCGCCCTCCTGTTCCTCCCCAGAACGGAGCCACGGCGTGAAGGAGAGGATACGGTCCAGGGAAGGGAAGAGCGGCTGGCTGCAGGACACGTCCTTCATCAGAGAGCAAAGTCTGAAGAGGACAGCGGTGTCCTTGGACTCCCATGGTGCACCAGGAGAGAAGAAACCAGCTCTTGAGTTTGCCCTCGACTCTTTGAAAAATGCTCACAAATCTACATCCATCGCCTCCATGATGTCCAGCAGGCTGCCAATACACAACAG CCCCCGCAGTGACGTCTCGTCCCCGCCGCATATGTCTGAGCAGCTGGAGGCGAGACAGAGAGGAATGGAGAGAGATGCGGACCCGGCAGCTGCGCTCCTGCAGGACTTCAGCATGTTACTGCAGGAGTACCAGAACACAGAGCAGCGCGCCGCGTCTCTGCCGGAGCAGTGCCACCTGTGGGCGCACCTGGGAAAGATCCGGTCAGAGCTGTCCCACATTCAACAGGCGCTGGAGCACACGGCCCGCTCCAACGAGGGGCCGCTCGATCTATCCATCAAAAAAGACCAAGCAGGGATCACGAACGCAGCTGGAGACGTTCTAGGAGAAACAAAAGACACAGGGGATGAAAACTGCTCCGAGACTGAAgacgaggaggaggaagaggaggatgataaATACGAGAGAGATGCGGTGGAGCGAGGAAGCGGTGTTAAAGAAAGGCAGAAGTGCTCTCTTGATGCGCTGATGAAACTCAATCCGTCCCAGGAGACTGTGGTGAAGACAGAGGTGCTGTCCGACGGTGGAATGGCGATTCGGCCCGGGACGGCTGAAGCTCTGTGGCACAGCAGAACCACCAAGTGTGAAGCAGATTCAAGTGTCTTCCTCTGCTCCAAAACACCTAACAGACCACCGTCCATTCAACATCTGGACACGCTTTGTCCGACCAGCCCGTTAACAACCACCGACACACTGGTGTAG